The following proteins are encoded in a genomic region of Acipenser ruthenus chromosome 4, fAciRut3.2 maternal haplotype, whole genome shotgun sequence:
- the LOC117399792 gene encoding glycosylphosphatidylinositol anchor attachment 1 protein-like, whose product MGLLSDPNRRRALTSLVTRLNTPLCVLCYLVGVSWFMGLAFEPFMLRTYMSENAMGSTMVEEKFVFGERAISYTREFAGQKKKTGGMPVDWLVKTMKSRGLEVYTQSFSQTLPFPDEVKERYMVRGTNVYGILRAPRGPRTESIVLSAPCSEGNNNNQAVGLLLALASYFRSQIYWAKDIIFLVNEHDLIGMEAWLEAYHDVNMTGLTSSPIQGRAGAIQAALSLELSSDVITSMDVALEGLNGQLPNLDLVNLFYAFCQKTGVLCTIQGKLQRTDWDTLPGYTHSLSTMLLMVLKQGSGRPQGDHGLFLRYHIEAVTMRGINSFRQYKFDMTTVGKLIEGMFRKLNNLLERFHQSYFFYLMPSLTRFVSIGYYMPAFGFLALILVLRALDLWVQLSDPARALEDGVSEGEQDSSPSLLSLATPVIICHLTGLALYFLPVLSQEMAIQHFPVSETEAVVLTAIAIYVAGLALPHNTHRVLSGAGTERGWRSLKLFSLLYLAVLLGCTTLINFSLGFILAVTMIPVAAFIQPHRSSKVLHGVALILVSPATTLLLSIYLYHELIEYPVSLLECWQHFLTAVSQGILDHHLYGSLLYPLIALFIYPCWLQFWNIVFWK is encoded by the exons ATGGGGCTGCTCTCTGACCCGAACCGCAGACGAGCTCTGACCAGCCTGGTGACCCGGCTCAACACACCTCTCTG TGTTCTGTGCTACCTGGTTGGTGTCTCCTGGTTCATGGGGCTGGCATTTGAGCCCTTCATGCTGCGCACCTACATGTCTGAGAATGCCATGGGCTCCACCATGGTGGAGGAGAAGTTTGTGTTTGGAGAGCGAGCCATCTCCTACACCAGGGAGTTTGCCGGGCAGAAGAAGAAGACTGG tGGTATGCCAGTGGACTGGCTGGTGAAGACTATGAAGTCTCGGGGGCTGGAGGTCTACACTCAGAGCTTCTCCCAGACCCTGCCCTTCCCTGACGAAGTCAAGGAGAGATAC ATGGTGCGAGGCACGAACGTGTACGGAATCCTGCGGGCTCCCAGGGGTCCCCGCACTGAGTCCATTGTGCTGAGCGCCCCCTGCAGCGAGGGCAACAACAACAACCAGGCCGTGGGGCTGCTGCTCGCCCTTGCCTCATACTTCAGGA GTCAGATCTACTGGGCTAAAGACATCATCTTCCTGGTCAACGAGCACGACCTCATCGGAATGGAGGCGTGGCTAGAGGCCTATCATGATGTCAACATGACAG gtctGACATCGTCTCCTATACAGGGTCGTGCTGGTGCTATCCAGGCTGCACTGTCTCTGGAGTTGAGCAGCGATGTCATCACCAGCATGGACGTGGCGCTCGAGGGATTAAACGGGCAACTCCCAAACCTGGACCTGGTCAACCTGTTCTATGCATTCTGTCAGAAGACAGGTGTGCTCTGCACTATCCAGGGCAAG CTCCAGCGCACTGACTGGGACACTCTACCTGGCTACACCCACTCCCTGAGCACcatgctgttgatggttctgaaGCAGGGCTCTGGTCGTCCTCAGGGTGACCACGGCTTGTTTCTGCGCTACCACATCGAGGCTGTCACAATGAGAGGGATCAACAGCTTCAGACAGTACAAGTTTGACATGACGACTGTCGGCAA GCTGATCGAGGGGATGTTTCGGAAGCTCAATAACCTCCTGGAGCGTTTCCACCAGTCCTACTTCTTCTACCTGATGCCCTCGCTCACGCGCTTCGTCTCCATCGGATACTACATGCCTGCCTTCGGCTTCCTGGCACTCATACTGGTGCTGCGC GCGCTGGACCTGTGGGTTCAGCTGAGCGACCCTGCCAGAGCACTGGAAGATGGGGTCAGTGAGGGAGAGCAG GACTCCAGCCCCAGCCTGCTGTCTCTAGCCACCCCAGTGATAATCTGCCACTTGACTGGTCTGGCTCTGTACTTCCTGCCAGTGCTGAGTCAGGAGATGGCTATCCAGCACTTCCCTGTGTCAGAGACTGAGGCTGTAGTGCTGACTGCCATCGCTATCTACGTGGCTGGACTCGCACTGCCCCACAACACACACAG GGTCCTGTCTGGTGCAGGTACAGAGAGAGGCTGGCGCTCTCTCAAGTTGTTCTCTCTTCTCTACCTGGCTGTGCTCCTTGGCTGCACCACGCTCATTAACTTCTCTCTGGGCTTCATCCTGGCCGTCACCATGATTCCTGTCGCAGCCTTCATCCAGCCACACAGGTCCAG TAAGGTCCTGCACGGCGTGGCTCTGATCCTCGTCAGCCCTGCCACGACTCTGCTGCTGTCCATATACCTGTACCATGAGCTCATAGAGTACCCCGTCTCCCTGCTGGAGTGCTGGCAGCACTTCCTCACCGCAGTGTCCCAGGGCATCCTTGACCACCACCTGTACGGCTCCCTCCTCTACCCCCTCATCGCCCTCTTCATCTACCCCTGCTGGCTCCAGTTCTGGAACATTGTCTTCTGGAAGTAG